From a single Candoia aspera isolate rCanAsp1 chromosome 2, rCanAsp1.hap2, whole genome shotgun sequence genomic region:
- the UBL4A gene encoding ubiquitin-like protein 4A, producing the protein MLLMVKALQGRECSLQVSPDERISSLKRLVSEKLNVPVSQQRLLFKGKALADEHRLSDYSIGPESKLNLVIKPLEKASPEDPSCRAGLPPSPAIWHTLAQVLSRHYSVADAEKVLEQVQKDYERSLRLLSLDDIERLATRLLHPEVAEAVEMGFLD; encoded by the exons GTCTCCCCTGATGAGCGCATCTCCTCTCTCAAGCGTCTGGTCTCAGAGAAGCTGAATGTCCCAGTCTCCCAGCAGCGCCTGCTCTTCAAAGGCAAAGCTCTGGCAG ATGAACACCGTTTGTCCGATTACTCTATTGGGCCTGAGTCGAAGCTCAACCTTGTGATCAAGCCTTTGGAGAAGGCATCACCTGAGGATCCTAGCTGCAGAGCTGGTCTCCCACCGAGTCCGGCCATCTGGCACACACTGGCCCAAGTCCTGAGCAGGCATTACAGTGTGGCTGATGCTGAGAAAGTGCTGGAGCAGGTGCAGAAG gATTATGAACGGAGCCTTCGACTACTGAGCCTGGATGACATAGAACGTTTAGCCACGCGCTTGCTTCATCCTGAAGTAGCTGAGGCTGTGGAAATGGGGTTTTTGGATTAG
- the LAGE3 gene encoding EKC/KEOPS complex subunit LAGE3 produces MAVPGSGLAFELKIPFPSSALAKIALGSLAPDPEPRKGGITKELNVTEDILHVQWRAEEARILRVSISSFLEHLSLVVETMDLFGPPMA; encoded by the exons ATGGCTGTTCCCGGGTCGGGCCTCGCGTT TGAGCtgaaaattccttttccatcatcGGCGTTGGCCAAGATTGCTTTGGGTTCCCTGGCCCCAGATCCTGAGCCTCGCAAAGGAGGGATCACCAAAGAACTGAATGTGACAGAGGACATCTTACATGT GCAATGGAGAGCTGAGGAAGCCAGGATCCTGCGTGTTTCCATCAGCTCCTTCTTGGAGCATCTCTCCTTGGTGGTGGAAACAATGGATCTATTTGGACCACCCATGGCTTGA